The sequence below is a genomic window from Myxococcus xanthus.
GCAGCAGCCGGGCGCCCTCGTCGTACAGCAGGATGTAGCAGTTGGACACGTCCAGCAGGCGGACGAGGAAGTCGGCGGCCACGTCCAGGATGCTCGACGTCTCCAGCACACCGGACGTGGTGCGCGCCAGGTCCAGCAGGAGGCGCGTCTCGGCCAGTTGGCGCGAGGACTCGGCCCGCAGCCGGCGCTGCTCCAGCAGCGTCACCAGCAACTCCGACAGCGTGCCCAGCAGGCGCAGGTCCCGTTCGTCGAACGGCTTCCCCGGCGCGCGCAGCACCTGGAGCATCCCGCACACCTCGCCGCCGCGAATCAGACACACCGCCGCGCCCGCCCCCAACCGCCCTCCGGACTGCTCCACCAGCGGGGCCTCATCCGCGGACGAGGACAGCGCGCCCTCCGCGCCACACGACAGCACGCCCGTGAGCCGGCGCGCGTCCGCCGCGTCCTGAAAGCCCACGTGTGAGGACAGCGTCAGCGTGGCTTCGGGAGGCGTCGAGAGGTGCAGCGCCGCGGCGGCCGCCTGGAGCAGTGAAGCGACGCGCTCCAGGAAGTCCTCCTGCGTGGGCGGAGACGGCTGCGCGACGAAGCGCGCCATCTGCGCGACCGCCTCCATCTCCCAGCGGCTGCGCGCGCTCTCCGCCTGCACACGCGCGTCCGCCAGCGCGGCGCCCACCACCTTGGCGAAGAGCATCAACACCGAGCCATGGTGCGGCGCCACCCAGTGGCCCTCCACCCACAACACCTCGGCCTGGGGGCCGCCCACGGGCAGGTAGACGTGGGTGGGCGCGGCCTGGTCCGAGCCGCCAAAGACGGGACGCCCGTCCGCGAGCGACTCCATCCCCAGGCGCGCATCCTCCGGCAGGGGCTCCCCATCCCGAGCCAGCAGTCCCTCGCCGTCCCAGCGCAACAGCCGGGCCCGGAAGCCCGCGGCCTCCAGGCCCTTCAGGGCGACGCGGCGGACGGCGTTCTCTGAGTGCGCGGACACCAGCCCCGCGGAGGTCTCCACCAGCCGCTCGGCCACCGACATCTCCGGCGGCCGGTTCTCCATGGGCACGCAATTGAGCAGCAGGCCCCCGCCCCCGTGCTCCAACACGAAGCGGGACGCGGTGACTGCCACCTCACGGGCCACGCCATCCGCGCAGGGGACCTGGAAGAGCTGGGAGCCCTCATGGAGCGGCGCACCGGCCTCCACCCGCCAGTAGCGCTCGACCACGCGGCTGCGGTCCTCCGGCTGGATGAAGTCCATGACGGAGCGGCCCTCCACCTGGGCGCGTTGCAGGCCGAGCAACGCGACATAGGCGTCATTGGCCACGAGCACGCGTCCCTCCACCACCGCCAGCATGGGGTTGCGGAAGGTGTCGACGAGGGCGCGAAGCTCCGCCTCGCTGTAGCGCTTGGTACTCATCCGCGACGCAGCACCCGCTTCTCTCCTACCCGGAGCGTGACCTTCTCCCGGTCGAAGTATTCGGACAGGGGGATGACGAACTTGCGGCTTTGCCCCACCATCTCCTTGAAATCCTGGGTGGTAATCTCCTTCTTCTCGCGCAGGTGGGCAACCAGGCGCTCGCGCAGTGAAGCCAGCGCCCCGGCCGCGAACCACAAGCCCTCCGAGACGCGCACCGCCGCCCCCTCCACCACCATGACGCCCAACAGCTCACGCAGCCGGGAGGCGGGGAGCTGGAGCTTCTGCTCCAGTTCGGGAAGCGAGGGAGGCGCCAGGGCCGCGGCGGACAGCTCTGCCGCCAGCCGCGCCCGAGCAGCGGTGTCACCCAGGCTCAGCGTGCGGCCGCGCCCCTTGAGGCGTACCACGTCCCGCTCCAGTTCCACCCGTCCTCCTTCCACCAGCGCCTGCAACACCCGCTGGAACGCCCGAACATCCAGCGCGGAGGACAGCCGCTGCCGCAGCTCCTCGCGTGACAGGCCTTCGCGCAAGGGTTCGCGCTCATGGAAGGTGGCCAGCAGCGCCAGGGCGCGGCCCTGCAACGCCTCGAAGACCTCGCCGGAGAGGTACAGCCGCCGCTCCCGGTCGATGAGGAGCGCACCGCCCCGCGCCCCCAGCAACTCCAGCGCGCGCGTGAGGACCCGGGGCCCCAGCGCCGAGCGGCCGAACAGCTCCGGCTGCGTCAGCCCGCGATAGCCCGCCTGCCGCAGCAGCCAGGCCACCTGCCCCGCCGGGTCCGCCTCCAGCAGGGGCGCTACCGCCGACGCGCCGCCCTTGCGCCGCTTCGGCGGGGAGATGGACAGGATGCGGCCTCCCGCCACCGTGGCGCCTCTCCCCGGAAGGGCTCGCGCGCCGCGCAGGATGAAGCGCTGGCCCACCAACGCACCCACGGACGCGCCCAGCCGCAACTGCGCCAGCGTCGTCTCGCCGGGCTCCAGCCGCTCCACATCCAACAGCGCCACCGTGGCCTCCACCTGCGCGGTGCCCAGGTGCAGCAGCAGCTTCGAGCGACGAGGCAACGGCGACGGAGCCGCGGGCAGCAACGTCAACTCGACATCGAGCATGCGCGCCTCCGGCAGCTCGCCCGCGCGCACCAGCACCATCCCCCGGCGCAACGCCTCCGGCTCCACGCCAGTGAGGTTCACCGCCGCGCGCTGCCCCGCCTCCACGACGGATACGGCGTCGCCATGACGCTGCACCCCGCGCACGCGCAGCGGACCGGGCAGCCCAGGCAGGAGCGACACCGCGTCACCCACCGCCAGCGCTCCCGACAGCAGCGTGCCCGTCACCACCGTGCCAAAGCCCTTGATGGTGAACACGCGGTCGACCGGCAAGAAGGCGGGGCCCTCCGAAGGCCGCTCGGGCAGCGCCGCCGCGGCCCGGGTGAGCGCGGCGCGCAGCGCGTCCAATCCCGCACCCGTTCTGGCGGAGCAGGCCACCACGGGCGCCGACTCCAGGAAGGTCCCCACGGTGAGCGCGGACAGGTCGGCCTCCACCAGCGCGAGCCACTCCGGGCCCAGCTCCGCCAGCGTGTCCGACTTGGTGAGGGCGATGACGCCGGCCCTCACGCCCAGCAGCCGGCAGATGTCCAGGTGCTCGCGCGTCTGGGGCATCACGCCCTCGTCCGCGGCCACCACCAGCACCACCAGGTCCACGCCGCCGGAGCCAGCGGCCATGGCCTTCACGAAGCGCTCGTGGCCCGGGACGTCCACCACGCCGGCCACGGCGCCGTCATCCAGCGTCAGGTGGGCGAAGCCCAGCTCCAGGGTGATGCCGCGGCGCTTCTCTTCCTTCAGCCGGTCGGTGTCGATGCCGGTGAGCACCTTCACCAGGGACGTCTTGCCATGGTCGATGTGGCCCGCCGTCCCGACAATCATGGCGTCACCGCGCCAAGGCTCATGCGCCAGCCTTGTCCGGGTCCTCGTCGAAGCGCGCGTCGCCGGTGGACGGCTCGTAGTCCCAGGGGAAGACCATGAGCGAGGCGGTGGAGAGCGCCGAGTAGTCCGGCGAGAAGCCACCGGGCTTCGTCATCAGGCACGCGGTGGCCACCTTCTTCGCGCCCGCCTCGCGCGCCAGGGCGGTGGCCAGCTCCAACGTGTCACCGCTGGAGGCCACGTCATCCACAATCAACACGCGACGGCCTTTCAGCTCCGCGGGCATCTCCCCGGCGAGCTGCGGCGATTTCGACGTGCGAGGCGCGGCGCTGCCCCGGTCCCTGCTTCGGCGGCTGATGCGCACGGGGAAGAACGGACAGCCGAGCGCCCCCGCCAGCGCGCCGCCCACGAAGACGCCGCCGTGGGCCACACCGACCACCACCTGGGGTTCGAACGTCTCCTGAATGGAACCCGCGAGCTGCTGGACCGCGCGGTCGAACTCCTTCCAGGACAGCTCCTTCACGCCGCTGGACGCGGACCGGCCTCGGGACTGGTCCTTCCCCGTCGGCTGGCGCGGGGCCTCCACCTGCGGCGCCAACACGACGTCCGCGGGAATGGAGACGAGCTTCTCCGCCTGGACCGCAGGGGACTTCTTCGAAGAGGCCTTCTCGGTGGACTTGCTCTGCCGTTTGGTCGCCACGGCGCTGAACTCCGGCTGGGGTGTGTGCGGCCCCGTCATACTCCGAGGGCCGCACGGTGGCCACATCCGGCCACACCCCAGACGTCGCCTTTGTATCGCGGCAACACACGCACTGCGTGCGTGAGCGCTCAGCCGGCCAGCCGCTCCTCGACCATCCGGTCCGCCACCTGCTCGGGGCGCAGGCCGGATTCCTTCGCGCGGGTCAGCACCGTGTCGATGGTGTCGAAGATGAGGGAGGTGCGGGCGTACGCCTTGTCCCGGTCATACCCCGCCCACTCCTGGGCCACGTTGATGAGGCCGCCGGCATTGGCCGCGTAGTCGGGCACGTAGAGGATGCCGCGCCGGGCCAACTGCTCGCCGTGACGCGACGTGAGCAACTGGTTGTTGGCCGCGCCGCACACCGCCTTGACGTTCAGCAGCGACAGGGTGGTGTCGTTGATGGCGCCGCCCAGCGCACAGGGGGCGTAGATGTCCGCCTCCATGCGATGCAGTGCGTCGGCGTCCACCGCCGTGACGCCGTACTGCGTCACCGCGTGCTGCACGCTGGCGGGGTTGATGTCGCTCACCCACACCTTGGCGCCGCGCTGGTGCAGTTCCTTCACCAGGTACATGCCCACGTGCCCCACGCCCAGCACGGTGACGCGCAGGCCCTTCAGGTCCGGGCTGCCGAAGACGTGCTTCGCCGTGGCTTCCATGGCGCGCGCCACGCCATACGCCGTCACCGGCGACGGGTCTCCGCTGCGCTCCTTCAGTCCAACGACATACTTCGTGTGCCGGCGCACGTGCTCCATGTCGTCGGGGCTGGTGCCGCTGTCCTCGGTGGTGATGTAGCGCCCGCCCAGGGACTCGACCGCGCGGCCGAAGGACTCGAAAATCTTCTCACGGTCGAAGCTGCCGCGCGGCAGCATGATGACCGCCTTGCCGCCGCCGTGGGGCACCCCCGCGAGCGCGGCCTTGTATGTCATTCCGCGCGCCAGCCGGAGCGCGTCCGCGACGGCTTCCTCCTCGCTGGCATAGGTGGCGAGCGCACGAGTGCCGCCCAACCCCGGACCGAGCCGCGTGTTGTGCATGCCCACAATGGCACGCAGGCCTGACTTCGAATCACTCAACAAATGGACGGCTTCGTAGCCGCCCTCAAGCAACTGCGTGAAGTAGCTCATGGCGCGCGGCAAGTACCGTCGCGCCTCGTGCAAGTCAAATGGCGCCGCGCTCCAACATGCCGCGGATTTCGTCTCCAGGAATGACATAGCGCGTCGTGCAGAACTGGCACGTCGCCTCCGCCTGCCCTTCCTTCTCCAGAAGGTCCGTCAATTCCTCACGTCCCATGGCCAGGAGCGCGCGCAGCACACGGTCCTTGCTGCACGAACAACCGAAGCGCAGCGGGTAACGCGACATGACCTCGAAGTCAGACTCCGGCAGCAGCGCGCGCAGCACGGCCGCTGCCCCCGCCTCGCCGTGCGCCTGGAGCGAGGGCACGAAGTCACGGCGCAGCCGCTCCCCCAGCGCCGCGAAGGCCTCCATGTCCGCGCTGGGAAGCGGCTGGACGAGCAGGCCGGCGACGCGGCCCAGCGGCTCCGCGGCCCCGCCTTCCGGCAGCTGCGCCAGCAGCACATGTGACGGGAGCTGATCCGACTGACGGAAGTAGCGCTCCAGGTCGGCCGCCAGGTCGAAGGCCTCCAGCTCCACCGCGGAGCGGTAGTACTCGCCGCCGCCCAAATCCCGCAGCACGGACAGGAAGCCCTTGTTCCCCAGCACGGGGCGCCAATGGTACTGCCCGTCGCTCCCGGAGTACTCCACGTAGGTGTTCTTCACGTACCCGCGGACGAGCCCGGACGTGTCCCCATCCACGAAGAGGCCGCGCAGGGGGCCGTCACACTCCACCTGGATGTTGATGCGGGCGTCGCCCTTCTGCAGGGCCCCCATCAGGGCGGCGGCGGTGAGGGCCTGCGACAGGAGCACGGCGGCGGCGGGCGCGGTGCCATGGGTGCCACGCGCCTGGCGCGACAGCTCCGTCGTGGTGGCGAGCACCACGCGCAGGTCCGTGTTCTTCAACATTCCACTGAGAAGCTCGTCGGACATATCGATGGCAACTAGCGTGCCCGAGCCCGCATTGCCCGCCAACGACAGAAGGCGGGGCCCCCTGCGCCCGACAGGAGGGCAGCAGTGGGGACCGGGGTGACGCATAAGGTCAGCCTTATGCCTCCGTGTGGGTGTGCTGGCATGCCGGGGTGAGGAAGAAATCCAGCCCCGGCGCTGGAACGGCTATAAACCGCCGTCCGACTGTCACTTGCCTTCGACCGTGGACGCGGCAAGACGCCCACGCGCCGCCGCTGGAGATTCGATGAGCACCCAAGCCGCTGCCGCAGTAGAGACGAAGACACCGCTCCTCAAGTCCCGCCTGGGCTCGTTCCTCGCGGTGGTTCCCCTGTCCATCTGGGTCATCAACCACCTGTGGGACAACCTCTCCGCCTTCAACGGCGCGGACGCCTGGCAGAAGTCGGTGACGACGTACGCCAACCCGTTCTCCCAGGTCTTCACCTTCCTCATCGTCCTGCTGCCGCTGCTGATGCACACCGGCTGGGGCTTGGTGCGCCTGTTCAGCTTCCGGCCGAACAACGCCCGCTACAACAACTACGGCAACCTCAAGTACATCCTCCAGCGCATCACCGCGGTGGGCGTGCTGGCCTTCCTGGGCGCCCACATCTGGCTGGCCTTCCTCTACCCGCGGCTGGTGCTGGGTCACCCGGAGGCGTTCGACGACATCGCCCGGGAGATGCACCACCACGCGCCCACCCTGGTCGTCTACCTGCTGGGCACCCTGGGCACCTCGTACCACCTGGCCAACGGCCTCCAGGGCTTCGCCATGGGCTGGGGTCTGCTCTCCAGCGAGCGCTCCATGCGCAAGTTCGAGCCGGTGGTCATCATCCTCTTCCTGGTCCTGACGGCGATGAGCTGGGCGGTCATCTACGCGCTCTACACCGCGGGCGCCGCCTTCAGCCCCGTGGGTGCCACCCCTCCGTGACGCGGCCCGGGCCCGGCGCTCCCGGGCCTGGAAGTCCAGGCGCACGAAGCACACCGGCCGCCCCCGAGACTTCCGGGGAGCGGCCGGTTTCATTTCCAGGGCGCCGCTGGCGTCAGCCGGGCCTAGAAGGGGATGTCGTCGTCGCCGTTGCCGCCGCCATGGCCACCGCCCATGTCGTCCGGAGGCGGCTGACCGTAGTCGTTGTTGTCTCCCCCACGCTGCTGGGAGAACTGCCGGCGTCCACCGCCCCCGCCCCCGCCGCCCATGCCGTCTCCGGCGTCACGGCCACCACCGCCGAGGAACGTCACGGCGTTGGCCACCACCTCGGTGGTGTAGTTCTTCCGGTTCTCCTTGTCCGTCCACTCGCGCGTCTGCAGGCGGCCCTCGACGTAGCACTGCCGTCCCTTCTTCAGGTACTCGCCGCAGAGCTCCGCGAGCTTTCCCCAGACGACGATGCGGTGCCACTCGGTCCGCTCCTGCTTCTGGCCATTCTTGTCGACCCAGCTCTCGCTGGTGGCGATGCGGAAGTTCGCCACCGCCTGACCGCCGGGAGTGAACCGGACCTCCGGGTCCGCCCCGAGGTTGCCGATGAGGATGACCTTGTTCACGCCTCCAGCCATGACTGCATTCCTTTCTCACGAGAACCGGTCCACCGAGGACCGGTTACACCCCGGACGCACCCGCCGGGTTTGATTCCCACCTATAGCAGTGGGTACTGACACCCAGCCAGAAAGCCGCCTTCTTCCTGGGTGTCGTACGCCCGCCTGCCACCCGGCCAGGGAGGCATGCCCGGCCGGAGGGAACTCGCGAGAAACACAACGGATTCCGGCCTACCCCCCCGGGCGGTTGTCGGCGGAGGAGGATTCGGGCGCGTTGCCCGCGGGCGCCACCATCTGCACGGGGGTGAAGCCCTCCGGCGTCTTCGCCGGGGCCTTGGCCTCCGCCACCTTCTGCGACAGCGTGGAGTCCAGTCCCTTGGCGAAGGACGCCAGCCGTGGATCCGAAGCGCCCAGCGTGCGGCGCAGCGACTTCCAGAAGGGGTGGTCCGCCTGCCCCGCCTGCACCAGCCCCCGCGCCAGCAACGTGGTGCACGCGTCCCGGTCACCGGCGCTGGCGGCCCGAAGCGCCACCACCAGCTCCTCCGGCGCGGTGCGGGCCACCTCGCTCAGGGCCTCGGCCATCTCCGATTGGGCCTGGGCGTCCGTACCCGCCGCGCCCGCCAACTCCAGCACCCGGGCCAGCGCCTCGGCGTTTCCGCCCGCCGCCAGCTCCACCATGCTGCTGACGCCCGGCACCTCCACGGACAGCACCCGCGCCACGTCCTTCAGCCGGCCGTAGACCTCGGCGGTGGCCGAATAGCTGTCCAGCAGCGTGCGCGCGCCCAGGTAGTCGTGCGGGTTGGACTGGTAGAGGCTCTCCGCCAGCACCGCGCGCACGGCCGGGTCTCTCTCGCTGCGCCACGCGGTGCGCAGGAAGCCGATGTTGCGCTGGTCGCGCTGCGCGCCCAGCTCCAGGTACGTCTTGATGCGAGCGGCCACGTCGTCCACGGCGCCCGAGGGCCGCCCGCTGTCCGCCAGCGCGGCCACCGCCGTGGACGGCCCCAGGCTGGAGCCGGTGGCGGCCACCGCCGCGCCCAGCGCGTCCAGGCCCGCGACGATGGGACCGGCGCGGCCCGCGAAGTCGTTGGCCATGATGGAGAAGGTGAAGCGCTCTCCGCCCGCGCTCGTCACGTAGCCGCTCAGCGCGGACACGCTCTCCAGGGTGCCCGTCTTGGCGCGCAGCCGGCCCACCGCGTCACTGCCCTCGAAGCGGTACTTGAGCGTGCCGTCCTTGCCCGCGATGGGCACCGACGACAGGTACTCCGGCGAGAAGGGGAAGCGCTGCACCATGTGCCGCAGCAGTTGGTTGAGCTGCGTGGCGGAGAAGCGGTTGGCGTCGTTCAGCCCGCTGCCGTTCTTCATCACGTAGGTGCCGCGGGGGATGCCCACGTCGCGCTCCAGGAACTGCTCCACCACGTCCACGCCCTTGGTGAAGGAGCCCGGCGAGCCGCGCAGCTCGGCGCCCATCGTCTTGAGGAGCTGCTCGGCGACGAAGTTGCTGGACAGCTTGTTGAGGCGCTTGAGGAGCACGTCGAACGTGTCCGACTGCGACACGTGCAGCATGCGGGCCTTGGTGGACGTCTTGCCCAGCTTCACCTTGCCCTTCATCTTCACGCCGCGCGTCACCAGCATCTGCTTGAGCGACTGGCCGAAGTACATGGGCGGGTTGTCGATCTTCTTCCAGACGCTGACGGCGCCGCCGCGCTCCCCCGGGAGCTGGCCGCGCACGACAATCTTCTGCTGGAGGCCCGAGGGGTCCGACGTGACGGACACCCGGCGCGCGCGCCGCGGCCCGGTGGTGAGCTGGTTCTCCACCACGAAGTAGTCGCTGGGCGGCTCCATCTCCACCACGCCCTTGGCGCCCGGCGCGTTGCCGGGCCGCAGGTAGATGGCCACCGCGTTCCAGTTGAGGCTCACCGCGCCGGTGGGCGCCATGTAGGCGCGGTCCGTGTCCTCCTGGTCATAGCCGGGCGGCGTGCGCTCGGCGTCGAACCACGAGTCGTCCACCACGATTTCGCCCACGTCACGCACGCCGGCGTGCCACAGCTCCGCGACGATGCCCCACAGGCGCTCCGTCGTCATGGACGGGTCGCCCTTGCCGCGCACGTAGAGCGTCTTCACCTTGCCGTCCGCGCCCAGCTCCGGCTCCACCAGGAACTCGGTGTCGTAGCGGAACTCGGGCCCCAGCGACGCGAGCGCGGCGGCGGACGTCACCAGCTTCACGTTGGAGGCGGGGTTGAGCAGTTCGTCGGCGTTGTGGCTGAACACCACGGCGCCGTCGTCCAGGCTCTGCATGAGCACGCCCATGCGACTGGCCTTCAGTGGCGCGCGCTGGAGGACCTGCAGCAGCGCGGACTTGAGGGCCTCGCGGTCCGCACGCTTCTCCGCTGGAGCGGGCGCGGCGTGCGCTGCGTGAGAAAGCGACAGGAAAATAATGGCCGACACGGCCAAGATGGAGCTGGCTCGATGGACCTGCACACTCTCTCCGGGGAAGTCAGGTGCCATTATGCGGAACGGGGCAAAAGACGGGCAAGGGTGAGTGGCTGCGTGAGTCCACGTCTGGGCGCTCGCTCTTCCAGCAGGCGGAAACCTGACATTCCAACTGTAACGGCGTGACTGACGCGAGCCCCCGGTCAGACACGCTTGTCCACGAGGTGACTTCGATGAGAGCGGTGGTGCAGCGCGTGCTGGAGGCGTCGGTGACGGTGGAGGGCCAGCGCGTGAGCGACATCGGCCCGGGCCTGCTGGTGCTGCTGGGCGTGGGCAAGGGCGACACGGAGGCGGACGTGGCGTGGATGGTGGAGAAGCTGGCCACGCTGCGCATCTTCGAGGACGCCGCCGGGAAGATGAACCTGTCGCTGGAGGAGACGTCCCGGCAGCTCATCGTCGTCAGCCAGTTCACGCTCTACGGCGACGCGCGCAAGGGGCGCAGGCCCAGCTTCATCGACGCGATGGAGCCCGTGAGCGCCAAGGCCCTCTATGAGCGCACCTGTGAGCTGCTGCGCCAGCGCGGCCTGAGCGTGGGCACCGGCATCTTCGCCGCGGACATGAAGGTGGCGCTCGTCAACGACGGCCCCGTCACGCTGCTGCTGGAGAGCCCCGGGCCGGCCGCGCCCAAAGGCTAGATTCGGACGCCGGAGCCCTTCGTCACCAGCGCCGCCAGCCCCTGCTTCGCCAGCGCCGCGCCGCGAAGGTGCGCGGTGAGGGCACCCAGCTCGCGAATCCAGTTGGCCGCGCGGGGCCCCAAGCCGGAAAAGGCCACCGTGAGCGGCGGCGGCTGCGGCTGCTTGCCCAGCCAGTACGCCAGCACCTCCTCCTTCTCCGGCAGCGACGGCAGCTTCATCCGCGCCTGCTCGCGGGTCAGGAGCCGCTCCAGCTTGCGCGGCAG
It includes:
- a CDS encoding ATP-binding protein, which produces MSTKRYSEAELRALVDTFRNPMLAVVEGRVLVANDAYVALLGLQRAQVEGRSVMDFIQPEDRSRVVERYWRVEAGAPLHEGSQLFQVPCADGVAREVAVTASRFVLEHGGGGLLLNCVPMENRPPEMSVAERLVETSAGLVSAHSENAVRRVALKGLEAAGFRARLLRWDGEGLLARDGEPLPEDARLGMESLADGRPVFGGSDQAAPTHVYLPVGGPQAEVLWVEGHWVAPHHGSVLMLFAKVVGAALADARVQAESARSRWEMEAVAQMARFVAQPSPPTQEDFLERVASLLQAAAAALHLSTPPEATLTLSSHVGFQDAADARRLTGVLSCGAEGALSSSADEAPLVEQSGGRLGAGAAVCLIRGGEVCGMLQVLRAPGKPFDERDLRLLGTLSELLVTLLEQRRLRAESSRQLAETRLLLDLARTTSGVLETSSILDVAADFLVRLLDVSNCYILLYDEGARLLRGAAASIAHRDYFRTVVLPLHGDGLTARVARERRPIAVEDVSSADGGFNPELAHRFDEKALLALPLTSREELIGVVVVDDTRGPRAFGPELIELAEATCGQLALSIANARLYESLWASYAELAATRAEMVKRERLAALGELSAIVAHEVRNPLGVIFNAVASLRRLLVPGGDAAMLLDILGEESDRLNRIVGDLLDYTRPRDPVLQQEDLGRVLQDSLEAARMQGGGADRSIRIQSDVEPGLPPVPMDRRLIRQALVNVAVNAIQSMPQGGLVQVRARREAHAGREQLRIDVVDQGPGIPAELLHRVFEPFFTTKAQGTGLGLAVVRRILEEHRGEIAVDSIPGRGTTFTFRLPFSQPPSFP
- the selB gene encoding selenocysteine-specific translation elongation factor; this translates as MIVGTAGHIDHGKTSLVKVLTGIDTDRLKEEKRRGITLELGFAHLTLDDGAVAGVVDVPGHERFVKAMAAGSGGVDLVVLVVAADEGVMPQTREHLDICRLLGVRAGVIALTKSDTLAELGPEWLALVEADLSALTVGTFLESAPVVACSARTGAGLDALRAALTRAAAALPERPSEGPAFLPVDRVFTIKGFGTVVTGTLLSGALAVGDAVSLLPGLPGPLRVRGVQRHGDAVSVVEAGQRAAVNLTGVEPEALRRGMVLVRAGELPEARMLDVELTLLPAAPSPLPRRSKLLLHLGTAQVEATVALLDVERLEPGETTLAQLRLGASVGALVGQRFILRGARALPGRGATVAGGRILSISPPKRRKGGASAVAPLLEADPAGQVAWLLRQAGYRGLTQPELFGRSALGPRVLTRALELLGARGGALLIDRERRLYLSGEVFEALQGRALALLATFHEREPLREGLSREELRQRLSSALDVRAFQRVLQALVEGGRVELERDVVRLKGRGRTLSLGDTAARARLAAELSAAALAPPSLPELEQKLQLPASRLRELLGVMVVEGAAVRVSEGLWFAAGALASLRERLVAHLREKKEITTQDFKEMVGQSRKFVIPLSEYFDREKVTLRVGEKRVLRRG
- a CDS encoding phosphoribosyltransferase, coding for MWPPCGPRSMTGPHTPQPEFSAVATKRQSKSTEKASSKKSPAVQAEKLVSIPADVVLAPQVEAPRQPTGKDQSRGRSASSGVKELSWKEFDRAVQQLAGSIQETFEPQVVVGVAHGGVFVGGALAGALGCPFFPVRISRRSRDRGSAAPRTSKSPQLAGEMPAELKGRRVLIVDDVASSGDTLELATALAREAGAKKVATACLMTKPGGFSPDYSALSTASLMVFPWDYEPSTGDARFDEDPDKAGA
- a CDS encoding Leu/Phe/Val dehydrogenase, with protein sequence MSYFTQLLEGGYEAVHLLSDSKSGLRAIVGMHNTRLGPGLGGTRALATYASEEEAVADALRLARGMTYKAALAGVPHGGGKAVIMLPRGSFDREKIFESFGRAVESLGGRYITTEDSGTSPDDMEHVRRHTKYVVGLKERSGDPSPVTAYGVARAMEATAKHVFGSPDLKGLRVTVLGVGHVGMYLVKELHQRGAKVWVSDINPASVQHAVTQYGVTAVDADALHRMEADIYAPCALGGAINDTTLSLLNVKAVCGAANNQLLTSRHGEQLARRGILYVPDYAANAGGLINVAQEWAGYDRDKAYARTSLIFDTIDTVLTRAKESGLRPEQVADRMVEERLAG
- a CDS encoding Hsp33 family molecular chaperone HslO produces the protein MSDELLSGMLKNTDLRVVLATTTELSRQARGTHGTAPAAAVLLSQALTAAALMGALQKGDARINIQVECDGPLRGLFVDGDTSGLVRGYVKNTYVEYSGSDGQYHWRPVLGNKGFLSVLRDLGGGEYYRSAVELEAFDLAADLERYFRQSDQLPSHVLLAQLPEGGAAEPLGRVAGLLVQPLPSADMEAFAALGERLRRDFVPSLQAHGEAGAAAVLRALLPESDFEVMSRYPLRFGCSCSKDRVLRALLAMGREELTDLLEKEGQAEATCQFCTTRYVIPGDEIRGMLERGAI
- a CDS encoding succinate dehydrogenase, with amino-acid sequence MSTQAAAAVETKTPLLKSRLGSFLAVVPLSIWVINHLWDNLSAFNGADAWQKSVTTYANPFSQVFTFLIVLLPLLMHTGWGLVRLFSFRPNNARYNNYGNLKYILQRITAVGVLAFLGAHIWLAFLYPRLVLGHPEAFDDIAREMHHHAPTLVVYLLGTLGTSYHLANGLQGFAMGWGLLSSERSMRKFEPVVIILFLVLTAMSWAVIYALYTAGAAFSPVGATPP
- a CDS encoding single-stranded DNA-binding protein gives rise to the protein MAGGVNKVILIGNLGADPEVRFTPGGQAVANFRIATSESWVDKNGQKQERTEWHRIVVWGKLAELCGEYLKKGRQCYVEGRLQTREWTDKENRKNYTTEVVANAVTFLGGGGRDAGDGMGGGGGGGGRRQFSQQRGGDNNDYGQPPPDDMGGGHGGGNGDDDIPF
- the dacB gene encoding D-alanyl-D-alanine carboxypeptidase/D-alanyl-D-alanine endopeptidase, translated to MQVHRASSILAVSAIIFLSLSHAAHAAPAPAEKRADREALKSALLQVLQRAPLKASRMGVLMQSLDDGAVVFSHNADELLNPASNVKLVTSAAALASLGPEFRYDTEFLVEPELGADGKVKTLYVRGKGDPSMTTERLWGIVAELWHAGVRDVGEIVVDDSWFDAERTPPGYDQEDTDRAYMAPTGAVSLNWNAVAIYLRPGNAPGAKGVVEMEPPSDYFVVENQLTTGPRRARRVSVTSDPSGLQQKIVVRGQLPGERGGAVSVWKKIDNPPMYFGQSLKQMLVTRGVKMKGKVKLGKTSTKARMLHVSQSDTFDVLLKRLNKLSSNFVAEQLLKTMGAELRGSPGSFTKGVDVVEQFLERDVGIPRGTYVMKNGSGLNDANRFSATQLNQLLRHMVQRFPFSPEYLSSVPIAGKDGTLKYRFEGSDAVGRLRAKTGTLESVSALSGYVTSAGGERFTFSIMANDFAGRAGPIVAGLDALGAAVAATGSSLGPSTAVAALADSGRPSGAVDDVAARIKTYLELGAQRDQRNIGFLRTAWRSERDPAVRAVLAESLYQSNPHDYLGARTLLDSYSATAEVYGRLKDVARVLSVEVPGVSSMVELAAGGNAEALARVLELAGAAGTDAQAQSEMAEALSEVARTAPEELVVALRAASAGDRDACTTLLARGLVQAGQADHPFWKSLRRTLGASDPRLASFAKGLDSTLSQKVAEAKAPAKTPEGFTPVQMVAPAGNAPESSSADNRPGG
- the dtd gene encoding D-aminoacyl-tRNA deacylase gives rise to the protein MRAVVQRVLEASVTVEGQRVSDIGPGLLVLLGVGKGDTEADVAWMVEKLATLRIFEDAAGKMNLSLEETSRQLIVVSQFTLYGDARKGRRPSFIDAMEPVSAKALYERTCELLRQRGLSVGTGIFAADMKVALVNDGPVTLLLESPGPAAPKG